Proteins encoded within one genomic window of Cryptococcus neoformans var. grubii H99 chromosome 4, complete sequence:
- a CDS encoding F-box and WD-40 domain-containing protein CDC4: MAPSQSHSTHHRRPPSRHPDLGVPLFSLAPSPSASSRTARPHGDTDSDSVDDIAEMSLERLALSPPATATTISTTLAPPTPTTPTSSSTATTTHPVVTTDIETAAGVATGAVFTGVGINPPTPAPSPGPHIRGFDDSDTHIREHLEQLIYHGNANTSTDTESQDEEAKAKAHLPDPSPSPSTPTPQTILSQYTSLPPLLRSKFLNLLIPHLALHEALSLSRKIEPLLRRDFLRELPWEVALHVLSFVDDPQTLARAAQVSRYWNTLLQDETTWRDLLARHHHHHHHHHRYANGSGAGISGRDPPQHARAISREGMERMAGKEEEEKAWDLGSGLGPPAEPIPATNNPHPNTSTNTNISTRRGTSTSSSLAGTSKQSKARENALGIGSGTNQASCIKRVTPFGLEKRVLNLSSGLTGLPPALPPPISPISPISPISPSPSASPQYSYKTRVKLAYLTETNWLTAGVLLAKHLSADDSVVTTLSFDETWIVVGMANSKIHVFSAFNGGWKRSLEGRGAHTQGVWAMVLVSPPHQAQTANQMQGQGQDMKRMRGTRGVMGWYGAQASTSTLTPAPASASTSASPSASPNAWSGLDSPFSHPHPQTQTQTQTHTHGRENQDKGQGQSQDESEDENEGGNLCGSVRGWQGLKTSLVVSGGCDKQVKVWDVETGQCIHSLPGHTSTIRCIKVLPHRPIAVSGSRDYTLRVWDIQRGRCLHTLRGHTKSVRCVEVWGNMAVSGSYDNTAKLWNLDTGECLQTFTGHYSQIYSIAFNGSLVITGSLDSTVRVWSPTTGECLALLQGHTALVGQLQLSGSKLVTGGSDGRVIIFDLSSMSCIHRLCAHDNSVTCLQFDKRFIVSGGNDGRVKLWDVKTGGFVRELTKPCDAVWRTSFRGERIVVLCQREGRTCLEVVSFRPGEGEKRDKGR, encoded by the exons ATGGCGCCCAGCCAGTCCCACTCCACGCATCACCGCCGTCCACCGTCACGGCACCCCGACCTGGGTgtccctctcttctccctcgcGCCGTCGCCCTCTGCGTCGTCCCGCACTGCGCGGCCACACGGGGACACCGACAGCGACAGCGTAGACGATATAGCGGAAATGTCGCTCGAACGCCTGGCCCTCTCCCCGCCGGCCACAGCGACAACAATCTCAACGACGCTGGCGCCGCCGACGCCGACGACGCCCACATCCAGTAGCACGGCGACAACTACGCATCCCGTCGTCACAACGGACATAGAGACGGCTGCTGGCGTCGCAACAGGCGCAGTGTTCACGGGGGTAGGTATCAACCCCCCTACGCCGGCACCCAGTCCCGGCCCGCATATTCGTGGATTTGACGATAGCGATACCCACATACGAGAACATCTCGAGCAATTGATTTATCACGGTAATGCAAACACCAGCACCGATACCGAGTCccaagacgaagaagcaaaagcaaaagCGCACCTACCAGACCCCAGCCCATCACCATCTACACCAACGCCACAAACCATCCTATCCCAATACACCTCCCTCCCACCCCTCCTTCGCTCCAAATTCCTAAACCTCCTTATCCCCCATCTAGCACTGCATGAAGCGCTCTCCCTCTCGCGCAAGATTGAGCCGCTTTTGAGAAGGGATTTCTTGAGAGAGTTGCCGTGGGAAGTGGCGTTGCATGTCTTGAGCTTT GTAGACGACCCCCAAACACTTGCCCGAGCGGCGCAAGTCTCGAGGTACTGGAATACACTCTTACAAGATGAGACGACATGGCGCGATCTGTTGGCTagacatcatcatcatcatcatcatcatcatcggtaTGCGAATGGGAGTGGTGCCGGGATTTCTGGCCGGGACCCACCCCAGCATGCTCGGGCGATTTCCagagaaggaatggaaaggatggcgggtaaagaggaggaagaaaaggcgtGGGATCTGGGCTCGGGATTAGGACCGCCTGCTGAACCAATCCCCGCCACCAACAATCCTCATCCCAACACCAgcaccaacaccaacatCAGCACCAGACGGGGAacatccacctcctcaaGTCTAGCGGGGACAAGCAAACAGTCAAAAGCTCGAGAAAACGCTTTGGGAATCGGGAGCGGGACAAACCAAGCATCCTGCATCAAGCGTGTCACACCGTTCGGTCTCGAAAAACGCGTTCTCAACCTCTCTAGCGGTCTCACCGGTCTCCCTCCCGCTCTCCCTCCCCCCATCTCCCCCATCTCCCCCATCTCCCCcatctccccctccccaTCTGCCTCCCCTCAGTACTCTTACAAAACCCGCGTCAAACTCGCCTACCTCACCGAAACAAACTGGCTCACCGCCGGCGTCCTCCTCGCCAAACACCTCTCCGCCGACGACTCGGTCGTCACCACGTTAAGCTTTGACGAAACCTGGATAGTGGTAGGCATGGCGAATAGCAAGATACATGTGTTTAGCGCGTTTAATGgggggtggaagaggagtttGGAAGGGAGGGGGGCGCATACGCAGGGTGTTTGGGCGATGGTGCTGGTTTCCCCGCCGCACCAGGCGCAGACGGCAAATCAGATGCAGGGGCAGGGGCAGGATATGAAGCGGATGAGGGGAACGAGGGGCGTGATGGGGTGGTATGGTGCGCAGGCGTCAACTTCAACTTTAACACCAGCACCAGCGTCGGCATCGACATCGGCATCACCATCGGCATCACCAAACGCTTGGTCCGGCCTCGACTCGCCTTTCAGCCATCCACACCCtcaaacccaaacccaaacccaaacccatACCCATGGCCGGGAGAATCAAGACAAAGGCCAAGGCCAAAGCCAAGATgaaagcgaagatgagaatgagggaGGCAATTTATGCGGTAGCGTCAGAGGGTGGCAGGGGTTGAAAACGAGTTTGGTAGTCTCGGGAGGTTGTGATAAGCAAGTCAAAGTATGGGATGTCGAAACTGG ACAATGCATCCACTCGCTCCCCGGCCATACCTCCACCATCCGCTGTATCAAAGTCCTTCCCCACCGACCTATCGCCGTCTCCGGCTCTCGCGACTACACTCTCCGCGTATGGGATATCCAGCGGGGGCGATGTTTGCATACCCTGAGAGGACATACGAAGAGTGTGAGGTGTGTAGAGGTTTGGGGGAATATGGCTGTTTCGGGGAGTTATGATAATACCGCCAAG TTGTGGAACCTCGACACAGGCGAATGCCTCCAAACATTCACCGGCCACTACTCCCAGATCTACTCCATCGCATTCAACGGTTCCCTCGTCATCACCGGCTCACTCGACTCCACCGTCCGCGTCTGGTCCCCAACCACTGGCGAATgtctcgccctcctccaaGGCCACACCGCCCTCGTCGGCCAACTCCAACTGTCCGGCTCGAAACTCGTGACCGGCGGTTCGGACGGTCGCGTCATCATATTCGACCTCTCCTCCATGTCCTGCATCCACCGTCTGTGCGCACACGATAACAGTGTGACGTGTTTACAGTTTGATAAGCGGTTCATCGTCTCCGGCGGGAACGACGGGAGGGTGAAGCTGTGGGATGTGAAAACGGGCGGGTTTGTGAGGGAGCTGACGAAACCTTGTGATGCGGTGTGGAGGACGAGTTTTAGAGGGGAAAGGATTGTGGTGCTTTGTCAGAGAGAGGGGAGGACGTGTTTGGAGGTGGTCAGTTTTAGAccgggggagggggagaaaAGGGATAAGGGGAGATGA